The DNA sequence TTTATTAAAGCAACAGTAGTGCCACTGGGCGCGTCTTCGCGGACTGGGCTTGGTTGAGAGGTAAGGATAATTTCGGGAGGGTTGTCGTTTACGTCCGCTATTTCTATCTGTACAGTACAATGCCCTTCCATCTCCGGAGAACCTTTATCTTTGGCACTGATATCAATTCTATACGAAGCAGTTCTCTCGAAATCCAATTCACCTTTCAGAAAAATCTCTCCTGTTTTTGGATCAATCGTAAACATTGAATACACTGAGTCTGACGTATGTTCCCCAAAATAATAGTTTACATCTCCGTTGGGGCCCTCATCTAGGTCCGTTGCTTCAGTTTTAATAACAGAAGTACCTTTCGGGCTATCCTCCTTGATTGCTATTTTATACAGGGCCTTTTGAAATTCTGGAACATTATCATTGTTATCAAGAACTGAAATGGTGATTTCAGAGGTGCCTGACCTGACTGGATTCCCTCCGTCCAGTGCAGTCAGTAAGAGGTGGTGGACAGCCCGTTTTTCTCTGTCCAGAGATTTCTCCAACACAAGCTCCGGGACTTTTCTACCATCCTCGAGATTTTTTACTTTCAAACTGAAACATTCGTCTTTGCTTAGTGTATACGACCTTAGTGAATTACTGCCCACGTCTGGGTCCAGTGCGCTCTCCAAAGGGAAACGCACGCCCGTCGCTGTTGACTCTGCTATTTTCAGCACCCGCTCGTTCGTAAGAAAGCGAGGTGAATTGTCGTTGATATCTTGAATTTCAACCTCAGCACGGAAAAATTGAAGTGGATCCTCAATTATCAGCTGTATTGGCAACAAACAATTGGCGCTTTGAGCGCATAGAGTCTCTCTGTCGATTCTTTCGCTCACTATCAATTGTCCCTTCGCCAAATCCACACTGAAATATTGCTTACCCTCGGAGGCGATCCGCAGTTTGCGGTCAGAAATCTCTGAGGCTCCCAAGCCCAGGTCCTTTGCGACATTTCCAACAACAGAGCCCTGTTTTAGTTCCTCTGGAATGGTGTAGCGAATCTGTGCCTCTATTGTACTCCACATGAGAAAGAAATAATACCACCACAGCGCCTGCCATCTCCCCCCTGTATATGTCGTTTTCCTAGTCATAACCTAAAGCGTTGTTATGCACTCCTCACCAACATATTTCTGCCGGAATAAACGGTTGGAATTGAAAATGCATCCCACATTTAAATCAAATCTAGTATTCCATTCGTAAATGTCCaatgtataaatgtttatatCCGTTGGTGTGCGCGCGACGCCGTCTCTCCCAGCTCTGAGCATTGTAAGGGTTACGCTGCTGTGGCTGGGGGAGGCAGTGGATCTCTTTGTACAGTCCTCCATCTCATTGGTGCACAACGCACACCTAGAACATCCAATCTGAGGCCAACTGCTTCTTAAAGACACAGAGGCTGCCTCCGACAGCATCTCAACAATCAACCACAAATATTGGTTAATACCTGCTTATATAAACGGCTTtggggttaaaaaaataatattgtacgAAAGAAATAAATTTTAGGCTACCACGACCCCATAGTTAAACCTATGATTTAAATAGGCTCCAACGTCAAATATAATCATGGATAACTGGAAAACAGCTGTGTTAACGTACGGTGTAGTTACTCGAAATAGTTCCACAATTAACTTTCTGTGGGGTATTATTagtttcatcatttcatttcattttctaacaaaataaatcattccAAACGGATTTCTTGCGACCATCAATGAAACAGACTCCAACTGCCCTCCTCCCAAATTTAATATTGTACAAcgtcaaaaaaatgtatttacagaaatacagtgagcaccataattcattggacagtgacacatttttgttattttggttctgtactctagcactttgagtttgaaaggatacaatgacaatgaggttgattTTGTGATTGTTCTAGTTCACATTCActgacgaggaggaggagaggactTCTCAACGTTTGTTATAACAGTAGATAACAAACACAAGTGCAATTagtaaaatataaagaaaaattaatctcggtttaaaattctgaaattttccgcataaaatgtgaaatgtacatCAGTGCTCACCTGTTGGCTCTCGAAAGTCCACGCACTGTCTGGTAGAGACGCGTCGAGTACACTGATCATATCCTTAAAGTCAGAGGTGCTGCTGGGCTTAACGAAGGTGAAATCACTGAACTCTGACACTGGAGACAAGCAGGACCTGAACGACTGGCTCTGAGACATCATGTCCCCTCCCAGAACCTCCACATACTTAATAGGCCCGTCAGTGTTCAGCTGGATCTGCAGATTTCTGTTGGGATTCTTATATCCGTCAGAATCAGAACGTCTGATACAGCAACACGCCCCCCTTCTGCTGTTTCGAACGCACTTCACCGCCAAGATCACAAAAGTCACAAAAGACACAGCGGAAACCGAGGCCAGAGAGatgatcaaataaaatgtgattttattatttttcttgctgGGTTCTTGCGCTTTCTGTCGCAAATCCGAAATGGGCTCGTGAACCCCGTCCTCTAACAATATGCCAACTGTGACTGTGGTCGACTGGACCGGCTCCCCGTTGTCCTTGATCTCTAAAAGCAGCCTCTGAGACGCGTCATCCTGCTCTGAAACAGCGCGTTTAGTCCTCACCTCGCCTGTATAAAGATTCACACCAAACAGAGATGCGTCTGTAGCCTCCACAACTTTATAGGAAATCCAAGCGTTGTGCCCTGAGTCGGCGTCCACTGCCGTTACCTTTGTTACGAGGTGTCCCGCTCTAGCAGAGCGGGGCATCTTCTGGTGCGAAACTGAACCCATTATACTAGAAGGGTAAATAACAGCGGGGGCGTTGTCGTTCTGATCCAGGATAAAAACATGAACAGTAACGTTACTTCTGAGGGACGGAGAGCCTTGGTCCTTTGCCTGCACTATAATCTggaacacttttattttttcataatcgAAAGAATTCATACTGTATATCGAACCATTTTCAGCGTTTATATAGAAATAGGACGACGCAGGTATACCATTTAGGGTAGAATCcaaaatataataagaaattAATGAGTTCTTGGCTAGATCGTTGTCTGATGCAGACACTGAACATAACAACGCACCGGCGGGGTTGTTCTCTTTGACGTACACATTATAGGAAGGCTGCGAAAAGACCGGAGCGTTGTCATTCACGTCTAATATTTTAACACTGACTATCTTTCTGGTTTGAAGGCGAGGGGAACCGGAGTCAAAGGCTACGATTTCCACATTATAATCAGGATTTTTCTCCCGATCAAGCCGAGAGTCCGTTACCAAAGAATAATGGTTCTTTAAAGACGGTTTCAATTTGAATGGGAAACCAGGGGCAACTTGTAGGTTCACCTTCCCATTGTCGTTTGAATCTAGATCTCGGACATTTATCAAAGCTATAACTGTCCCAATGGACGCATTTTCTGAAACAGGAGTGGGCAGTGATGTGAGAATTATTTCCGGTGGATTATCATTCTCGTCCAGAACATCAATTTGTACCGACGAATGACCTTCTAGACCGGGGGTCCCTCGATCTTTAGCACGGACATCAAAAGTATACAATTTCCTTTCCTCGTAATCTAGTTTTCCCTTCACGGTTATTTCCCCAGTATTGGGATTAATAGTAAACGTTTGCTGGACAGTATCAGATGTATGCGCGCCGAAGTAATACAGGATTTCTCCATTCGAACCTTCGTCTAAATCGGTGGCTTCTAGCGTAAGCACTACCGCCCCAGGTGCAGAGCTTTCAGTAATAGCAGATTTATACGACGCTTGATCAAATTCTGGAATGTTGTCATTGATATCTTGAACAATAACCTTAAACAAAGCAGTTCCTGATTTGACAGGATTGCCTCCATCCAATGCTGTTAAAACAAGCTCGTGAACGGACTGTTTTTCTCTGTCTAATGCTTTATCAAGAATCAGCTCTGGCGCCTTTCTGCCATTTTCAATACTTTTGACATTTAAACGGAAGCATTCATTGGCGTTGATTGAATATGATCGTAAGCTATTACTTCCAACGTCGGGGTCATCTGCGCTTTCAAGAGGAAATCGTGCGCCAGGTGTCGTAGATTCTGAAATTTCTAAAACATGCTCCTTTGTAGGAAAAATAGGATGATTGTCGTTTATATCTTGTATTTCAATCTCAACATGAAACAGTTGCAATGGGTTTTCGATTATTACTTGTAAGGGCAACACGCAACTGGCGCTTTGTCCACACAGAGTCTCTCTGTCGATTCTCTCATTCACGATCAGCTCTCCCTTCCCCAAATCCACGCTGAAATACTGCTTACCCTCGGAGGCGATCCGCAGTTTGCGTTCTGAAATCTCTGAAACTCCCAAACCCAGGTCCTTCCCCAGATTTCCAACAATAGAACCCTGATTTAGTTCCTCTGGAATTGTGTAGCGATTCTGCGCCTCTATTGTATTCCACAATAACACGAAACGAACCATCCACAGCGCCTGCCATTCCAAAAGCCGAGTCCTCCGCCCGTTACTCATTTtctccttaaaataaaaatattttccatcaaTGTACTCGTTTGATACAAATGTTCTCGGTGGAGCAAAAACAATAGTGTAATTATCCAGCCAAAAGCTAATCTTATCTGGTACTGCTTATCTATAAATTGCATTATAACAGCCTAGATGTGAACACAGCTTCGTCTCTTCCAGCACTGAGCATTGTAAGGGTTACACAACCGTGGCTGGGGGAGGGAGTAGATCTCTTTGTACAGATCTGTGTCTCATTGGTGTACAGTGGATATGAAAATACCCAATTGGAATGCCGGTACATCTTAAAGACACAGGCAGCTTGCTCTTTCTGTGAGAGCGTGTATTTCAATAAGCCAGTGGTTTATAACTATGTAAGTCTATAAAGAATCACTATATTTTAAACACGAATTCCAGTAAATTAATTAGGCTgcgaatgaaaaaaaataaactccaaGAATAGGAACCTGAATTACAGACGCATTTCATATACCATATAGGAATGTATTTTTCCGGGGTTAATATAGTGTTCATGCTGAAGCTATAAAATACCGTAAATTCTGACAGCAGTGGAAAACACACCAGAAACATGCAAGCTATGAACAAACTGTGAACTACAAAAAgcgcatttttcttttttttttattaaatgaaggAAGCTtcaacctatatatatatatatatatatatatatatatatatacgtatatgaTTTCTTAAGGCAAATCTGTCGAGTCGACTGAGAAGTTAATTAAGGCATAGGCATTTCCTTCGAATTCAGTGTCCTGCACTCTCAACAAAGTGCGAGGGTCGCTGTCCAGATCAATGGTGCTGAAACATTTGAACAGCTGAAGCCAAGCAGCACAGAGCTGCTTGCAAGAGACATATCGCAAATAACTAAAGCTTACGCATAATGTGTCGACCGTAAAGCGTAATGTTTAACTGAAGTTAAATGTAATGCATAGATTAATTAGAAAAATCACAGGTTTTACGTGAACGGCAAAATAGAGTACCTTCCATAAGATCAAGTTCTTTCACCTCCACATGTAAAGGTTTGAACACCAGTTTTATGTAAAGCTCACCTGTTGACTCTCGAAAGTCCAGGCGCTGTCAGGCAGTGACGCGTCGAGGACACTGATCATATCCTTAAAGTCAGAAGTGCTGCTGGGCTTAACGAAGGTGAAATCACTGAACTCTGACACTGGAGACAAGCAGGACCTAAAGGACTGGCTCTGAGACATCATGTCCCCTCCCAGAACTTCCACATACTTAATAGGCCCGTCAGTGTTCAGCTGGATCTGCAGGTTTCTGTTGGGATTCTTGTATCCGTCAGAATCAGACCGTCTGATACAGCAACACGCCCCCCTTCTGCTGTTTCGAACGCACTTCACCGCCAAGATCACAAAAGTCACAAAAGACACCGCGGAAACCGAGGCCAGAGAGATGATcagataaaatgttattttattgtttttcttgctgGGTTCTTGCATCTTCTGTCTGAGGTCCGAAATGGGCTCGTGAACCCCGTCCTCTAACAATATGCCAACTGTGACTGTGGTGGACTGTACCGGCTCCCCGTTGTCCTTGATCTCTATAAGCAGCCTCTGAGAGGCGTCATCCTGCTCTGAAACAGCGCGTTTAGTCCTCACCTCTCCCGTATAAAGATTCACACCAAACAGAGATGTGTCTGTAGCCTCCACCACTTTGTAGGAAATCCAAGCGTTGTGCCCCGAGTCGGCGTCCACTGCCGTTACCTTTGTAACAAGGTGTCCCGCTTTAGCAGAGCGAGGAAATTTCTGGTGAGAAATTGAACCCATCACAGCAGATGGGTAAATAACAGCAGGTGCGTTGTCGTTCTGATCCAGGATAAAAACATGAACAGCGGCGTTACtgctgagagatggagagccTTGGTCCTTTGCCTGCACTTGGATCTGAAACACCTTCAGTTTCTCATAGTCAAATGAGTGCATGCTGTAGATGCTGCCGTTATCTGagttaatgtaaatatatgaaGAGACAGGCACGTCCTGAACTTTTGAGTCTAATATCGAATAGGACATCTTGGCATTCTCGCCAAGGTCTGGATCAGAAGCAGACACTGAAAACAGCAGTGCACCTGGAGCGCCGTTTTCTTTGACATAAACTGTGTAGGAAGGTTGGGAGAAAACTGGTGGATTGTCATTTACATCGAGGATAGTAACGGTTATTTCCGTTTGCGTCGTGAGTGGAGGAGAACCTGAATCTGTagcatacatttgtattttgtattccGGAAATTTTTCACGATCCAGTTTAGAATCTGTGACTAAAGTGTAATGATCAGAAAATGATGGCTTCAATTTGAAAGGATATTCTGCCGGAATATTTAAACTGACACGACCGTTGTCCTCTGAGTCAATATCTTTAGCACGTATCAAAGCAATAACAGTTCCAACAGGAGCATCTTCTCTTACTGGGCTTGGCAAAGATGTGAGAATTATTTGCGGTGAATTGTCGTTCATGTCTTGAATTTCAACATGCACTGTACAATGGCCCTCCATTGCGGGAGTTCCTTTGTCCATTGCACGAATGCTTAACTCAACATTATTCGTCGCTTCATAATCCAAAATATTAGCTATGGTTATCTCGCCTGTCTCAGAGTTTATATTGAACGAGTTTCGTATTGCGTCCGTCTTGTGTTCAGCAAACGAGTATACGACTTCTCCATTCGTGCCTTCGTCTAAATCGATAGCGTTTACTGATACAACCACTGTGCCTATGGGTGAATTTTCTCTGACTGGAATTTCATACAGCGTTTTTTCAAATTGCGGTGCATTATCGTTACTGTCCAGAACGTGTATGATGACATCTATTGTCCCTGATCGACTAGGAGTCCCTCCATCAACAGCCGTCAGAATGAGGTGATGGACCGG is a window from the Anguilla anguilla isolate fAngAng1 chromosome 3, fAngAng1.pri, whole genome shotgun sequence genome containing:
- the LOC118223390 gene encoding protocadherin gamma-C5-like isoform X12; protein product: MSNGRRTRLLEWQALWMVRFVLLWNTIEAQNRYTIPEELNQGSIVGNLGKDLGLGVSEISERKLRIASEGKQYFSVDLGKGELIVNERIDRETLCGQSASCVLPLQVIIENPLQLFHVEIEIQDINDNHPIFPTKEHVLEISESTTPGARFPLESADDPDVGSNSLRSYSINANECFRLNVKSIENGRKAPELILDKALDREKQSVHELVLTALDGGNPVKSGTALFKVIVQDINDNIPEFDQASYKSAITESSAPGAVVLTLEATDLDEGSNGEILYYFGAHTSDTVQQTFTINPNTGEITVKGKLDYEERKLYTFDVRAKDRGTPGLEGHSSVQIDVLDENDNPPEIILTSLPTPVSENASIGTVIALINVRDLDSNDNGKVNLQVAPGFPFKLKPSLKNHYSLVTDSRLDREKNPDYNVEIVAFDSGSPRLQTRKIVSVKILDVNDNAPVFSQPSYNVYVKENNPAGALLCSVSASDNDLAKNSLISYYILDSTLNGIPASSYFYINAENGSIYSMNSFDYEKIKVFQIIVQAKDQGSPSLRSNVTVHVFILDQNDNAPAVIYPSSIMGSVSHQKMPRSARAGHLVTKVTAVDADSGHNAWISYKVVEATDASLFGVNLYTGEVRTKRAVSEQDDASQRLLLEIKDNGEPVQSTTVTVGILLEDGVHEPISDLRQKAQEPSKKNNKITFYLIISLASVSAVSFVTFVILAVKCVRNSRRGACCCIRRSDSDGYKNPNRNLQIQLNTDGPIKYVEVLGGDMMSQSQSFRSCLSPVSEFSDFTFVKPSSTSDFKDMISVLDASLPDSAWTFESQQQKPPNTDWRFSQNQRPGTSGQHKYNTTQIRWTPYGKARAAPPPEAAVGTGPWPNPPTEAEQLQALMAAANEVSEATATLGPGTMGLSTRYSPQFTLQHVPDYRQNVYIPGSTATLTANQQQQQQQQQQPPQPALPQPPPQAEAPKAAQTPASKKKSAKKDKK
- the LOC118223390 gene encoding protocadherin gamma-C5-like isoform X4; translated protein: MLEMNYRTRNGILEWQSLCVLHVFLLWNTIEAQIRYSIPEELDQGSVVGNVAKDLGIGASDMSERNLQIASEGKQYFSVNLGKGELVVNERIDRETLCGQSASCALPLQVIIKDPLQLYHVEIEIQDINDNSPVFPESEHSLKIGEHVAPGARFPLERAQDPDVGSNALGVYKISPNEHFVLNVKTNKDGLKVPELVLQKALDREKQPVHHLILTAVDGGTPSRSGTIDVIIHVLDSNDNAPQFEKTLYEIPVRENSPIGTVVVSVNAIDLDEGTNGEVVYSFAEHKTDAIRNSFNINSETGEITIANILDYEATNNVELSIRAMDKGTPAMEGHCTVHVEIQDMNDNSPQIILTSLPSPVREDAPVGTVIALIRAKDIDSEDNGRVSLNIPAEYPFKLKPSFSDHYTLVTDSKLDREKFPEYKIQMYATDSGSPPLTTQTEITVTILDVNDNPPVFSQPSYTVYVKENGAPGALLFSVSASDPDLGENAKMSYSILDSKVQDVPVSSYIYINSDNGSIYSMHSFDYEKLKVFQIQVQAKDQGSPSLSSNAAVHVFILDQNDNAPAVIYPSAVMGSISHQKFPRSAKAGHLVTKVTAVDADSGHNAWISYKVVEATDTSLFGVNLYTGEVRTKRAVSEQDDASQRLLIEIKDNGEPVQSTTVTVGILLEDGVHEPISDLRQKMQEPSKKNNKITFYLIISLASVSAVSFVTFVILAVKCVRNSRRGACCCIRRSDSDGYKNPNRNLQIQLNTDGPIKYVEVLGGDMMSQSQSFRSCLSPVSEFSDFTFVKPSSTSDFKDMISVLDASLPDSAWTFESQQQKPPNTDWRFSQNQRPGTSGQHKYNTTQIRWTPYGKARAAPPPEAAVGTGPWPNPPTEAEQLQALMAAANEVSEATATLGPGTMGLSTRYSPQFTLQHVPDYRQNVYIPGSTATLTANQQQQQQQQQQPPQPALPQPPPQAEAPKAAQTPASKKKSAKKDKK
- the LOC118223390 gene encoding protocadherin gamma-C5-like isoform X42, which produces MSNGRRTRLLEWQALWMVRFVLLWNTIEAQNRYTIPEELNQGSIVGNLGKDLGLGVSEISERKLRIASEGKQYFSVDLGKGELIVNERIDRETLCGQSASCVLPLQVIIENPLQLFHVEIEIQDINDNHPIFPTKEHVLEISESTTPGARFPLESADDPDVGSNSLRSYSINANECFRLNVKSIENGRKAPELILDKALDREKQSVHELVLTALDGGNPVKSGTALFKVIVQDINDNIPEFDQASYKSAITESSAPGAVVLTLEATDLDEGSNGEILYYFGAHTSDTVQQTFTINPNTGEITVKGKLDYEERKLYTFDVRAKDRGTPGLEGHSSVQIDVLDENDNPPEIILTSLPTPVSENASIGTVIALINVRDLDSNDNGKVNLQVAPGFPFKLKPSLKNHYSLVTDSRLDREKNPDYNVEIVAFDSGSPRLQTRKIVSVKILDVNDNAPVFSQPSYNVYVKENNPAGALLCSVSASDNDLAKNSLISYYILDSTLNGIPASSYFYINAENGSIYSMNSFDYEKIKVFQIIVQAKDQGSPSLRSNVTVHVFILDQNDNAPAVIYPSSIMGSVSHQKMPRSARAGHLVTKVTAVDADSGHNAWISYKVVEATDASLFGVNLYTGEVRTKRAVSEQDDASQRLLLEIKDNGEPVQSTTVTVGILLEDGVHEPISDLRQKAQEPSKKNNKITFYLIISLASVSAVSFVTFVILAVKCVRNSRRGACCCIRRSDSDGYKNPNRNLQIQLNTDGPIKYVEVLGGDMMSQSQSFRSCLSPVSEFSDFTFVKPSSTSDFKDMISVLDASLPDSAWTFESQQQKPPNTDWRFSQNQRPGTSGAAPPPEAAVGTGPWPNPPTEAEQLQALMAAANEVSEATATLGPGTMGLSTRYSPQFTLQHVPDYRQNVYIPGSTATLTANQQQQQQQQQQPPQPALPQPPPQAEAPKAAQTPASKKKSAKKDKK
- the LOC118223390 gene encoding protocadherin gamma-C5-like isoform X36 yields the protein MLEMNYRTRNGILEWQSLCVLHVFLLWNTIEAQIRYSIPEELDQGSVVGNVAKDLGIGASDMSERNLQIASEGKQYFSVNLGKGELVVNERIDRETLCGQSASCALPLQVIIKDPLQLYHVEIEIQDINDNSPVFPESEHSLKIGEHVAPGARFPLERAQDPDVGSNALGVYKISPNEHFVLNVKTNKDGLKVPELVLQKALDREKQPVHHLILTAVDGGTPSRSGTIDVIIHVLDSNDNAPQFEKTLYEIPVRENSPIGTVVVSVNAIDLDEGTNGEVVYSFAEHKTDAIRNSFNINSETGEITIANILDYEATNNVELSIRAMDKGTPAMEGHCTVHVEIQDMNDNSPQIILTSLPSPVREDAPVGTVIALIRAKDIDSEDNGRVSLNIPAEYPFKLKPSFSDHYTLVTDSKLDREKFPEYKIQMYATDSGSPPLTTQTEITVTILDVNDNPPVFSQPSYTVYVKENGAPGALLFSVSASDPDLGENAKMSYSILDSKVQDVPVSSYIYINSDNGSIYSMHSFDYEKLKVFQIQVQAKDQGSPSLSSNAAVHVFILDQNDNAPAVIYPSAVMGSISHQKFPRSAKAGHLVTKVTAVDADSGHNAWISYKVVEATDTSLFGVNLYTGEVRTKRAVSEQDDASQRLLIEIKDNGEPVQSTTVTVGILLEDGVHEPISDLRQKMQEPSKKNNKITFYLIISLASVSAVSFVTFVILAVKCVRNSRRGACCCIRRSDSDGYKNPNRNLQIQLNTDGPIKYVEVLGGDMMSQSQSFRSCLSPVSEFSDFTFVKPSSTSDFKDMISVLDASLPDSAWTFESQQQKPPNTDWRFSQNQRPGTSGAAPPPEAAVGTGPWPNPPTEAEQLQALMAAANEVSEATATLGPGTMGLSTRYSPQFTLQHVPDYRQNVYIPGSTATLTANQQQQQQQQQQPPQPALPQPPPQAEAPKAAQTPASKKKSAKKDKK